Below is a genomic region from Pseudomonas svalbardensis.
ATCGCGATCTGAAGCGTTTGCTCAATGAACGTGGTGTGCCGGCGTTCGCCCGTGGCAGATTGCCGCTGCTGTACCGCGGCGAGCAATTGCTGGCGGTGGCCAACCTGCGGGGCTTGGACGGCAGTGCAAAGGACCGTTGGAATTTACATTGGCAGCCGCCGCACGAAGATCTAGGTTTGAGCTGAAAGGGGCTTTCCGGTAGACTACGCTCCCTTCTTGATACAACTTCTGTGGATTCGCCTGAATTGCAGGAGTTGCCGATTACCAAGCAGTCTTTGCTGGGCGATTCCAAAAAATGTGTAGCGAGCAACGTACCGGTGTTTCATCTTCCGGTCTGTCCCAACGCGGCGGTTTTTTTGAAAGGTGCACTGTGATTAATGCAGGTGATCGGGGGCTTCGGCCTTCCTTCGCTTTCCCCGGCGGCTCGGACCGCTTTAACGCAGACTTCTAGGGTTTTTCATGACGCGCTACATATTCGTCACGGGCGGTGTTGTTTCTTCATTGGGGAAAGGCATCGCATCGGCTTCATTGGCGGCCATCCTGGAGGCGCGGGGACTTAAGGTCACCATGCTGAAGCTGGACCCGTACATCAACGTTGACCCGGGCACCATGAGCCCGTTCCAGCACGGTGAAGTGTTCGTCACCCACGACGGCGCCGAGACCGACCTGGACCTGGGCCACTACGAGCGGTTCATCCGCACGACCATGACCCAGAACAACAACTTCACCACCGGCCGTGTCTACGAACACGTCCTGCGCAAAGAGCGCCGTGGTGATTACCTGGGCGCCACCATTCAGGTGATCCCGCACATCACCGACGAAATCAAGCGCCGGATCATCAAGGGCGCCGGCGATGCCGATGTGGCCATGGTCGAGATCGGTGGCACCGTGGGTGACATCGAATCCCAGCCGTTCCTCGAAGCGATCCGTCAATTGCGTTTCGAAGTCGGCGCCAAGCGCGCAATGCTGATGCACCTGACACTGGTGCCGTACATCGCCACTGCCGGTGAAACCAAAACCAAGCCTACTCAGCACTCGGTCAAGGAACTGCGTTCCATCGGTCTGCAACCAGACGTCCTGGTCTGCCGTTCCGATCACCCGATCGACATCTCCTCGCGTCGCAAGATCGCTCAGTTCACCAACGTTGAAGAACGTGCGGTGATTGCGCTGGAAGACGCCGACACCATCTACAAGATCCCGGGCATTCTGCACGCCCAGGGCCTGGATGATTTCGTCGTCGAGCGTTTCGGCCTGCAATGTGGCGGCGCCGATCTGTCCGAGTGGGAAGCCGTGGTCGACGCCAAGCTCAACCCTGAGCATGAAGTCACCATCGCCATGGTCGGCAAGTACATGGAACTGCTGGACGCCTACAAGTCGCTGATCGAAGCGATGAGTCACGCCGGCATCAGCAACCGCACCAAGGTCAACCTGCGCTACATCGACTCCGAAGACATCGAAAACCAGGGCACTGCGCTGCTGGAAGGTGTCGACGCGATTCTGGTACCTGGCGGCTTCGGTCTGCGTGGCGTGGAAGGCAAGATCACTGCCGTTCAATACGCTCGCGAAAACAAGGTTCCGTACCTGGGCATCTGCCTGGGCATGCAAGTGGCCGTGATCGAGTTCGCTCGTAACGTGCTGGGCTGGAAAGACGCCAACTCCACCGAGTTCGATCGTGCCAGCGGTCATCCGGTCGTGGGTCTGATCACCGAGTGGGAAGATGCCACCGGCGCCGTCGAAACCCGTACCGAAACGTCCGATCTGGGCGGCACCATGCGCCTTGGCGCTCAGGATTGCCTGCTGGAACCGGGTTCCCTGGTGCACGATTGCTACGCCAAGGACGTGATCGTCGAGCGTCACCGTCACCGCTACGAAGTGAACAACAACCTGCTGCCGCAAATCATGGAAGCCGGTCTGAAAATTACCGGTCGTTCCGGTGATGGCGCCCTGGTAGAAGTGGTTGAAGCCCCGGATCACCCATGGTTCGTCGCTTGCCAGTTCCACCCTGAGTTCACCTCGACACCACGCGACGGTCACCCGTTGTTCAGCGGTTTCGTTAAAGCAGCTTTGGTTCAACACCAGAAGAAGGCGTAAATCCGATGGCCCAGAAGATCATCCGCGTAGGCGATATCGAGATTGCCAACGACAAGCCAATGGTGCTTTTCGGTGGCATGAACGTGCTGGAAAGCCGCGACATGGCGATGCAGGTCTGCGAAGAATACGTAAAGGTCACCGAGAAACTCGGTATCCCTTACGTGTTCAAGGCCAGCTTCGACAAGGCCAACCGTTCCTCCGTGACCTCTTACCGTGGCCCCGGCCTGGAAGAGGGCATGCGGATTTTCCAGGACATCAAGCAAGCGTTTGGCGTGCCGATCATCACCGACGTCCACGAGCCTGATCAGGCCGCGGTCGTCGCTGAAGTCTGCGACATCATCCAGCTGCCGGCCTTCTTGTCGCGCCAGACCGACCTGGTGGTCGCGATGGCCAAGACCGGTGCGGTGATCAACATCAAGAAAGCCCAGTTCCTCGCGCCTCAGGAAATGAAACACATCCTGAGCAAATGCGTGGAAGCGGGTAACGATCAGTTGATCCTCTGCGAACGCGGATCGAGCTTCGGCTACAACAACCTGGTCGTCGACATGCTCGGCTTCGGCATCATGAAGCAGTTCGAATACCCGGTGTTCTTCGACGTGACCCACGCGCTGCAAATGCCCGGCGGTCGCTCCGATTCCGCTGGTGGTCGCCGCGCCCAGGTCACCGACCTGGCAAAAGCGGGTATGAGCCAGTCGTTGGCCGGCCTGTTCCTTGAGGCCCACCCGGACCCGGACAACGCCAAATGCGACGGCCCTTGCGCCTTGCGTCTGGACAAACTGGAGCCATTCCTGGCCCAGCTCAAAGCTTTGGACGAACTGGTGAAGAGTTTTCCGACGGTAGAAACCGCGTAATCCTCATTTCTCCGGTAAAGTACCGCACGAATTAATGCTCAGGCCCTCGGGTCTGGGCCTTATCGTCCGCAAGTCTGCCCGCTGCACATTACTTGCCGGCGATACAAGATTTCCTTCAGCTGCGTCGTTTTCGTCAACTTTGGAGTGTTTACAACAATGGCAAAAATCGTCGACATCAAAGGTCGTGAAGTTCTCGACTCCCGTGGCAACCCCACCGTGGAAGCGGACGTGCTTCTCGATAACGGCATCATCGGCAGTGCTTGCGCGCCGTCCGGTGCTTCCACTGGCTCGCGTGAAGCGCTCGAGCTGCGTGATGGCGACAAGAGCCGTTACCTGGGCAAGGGCGTACTCAAAGCCGTCGCCAACATCAACGGTCCGATCCGCGACCTGTTGAAAGGTGCAGACCCAAGCGACCAGAAAGCGCTGGATCACGCGATGATCAAGCTCGACGGTACTGAAAACAAAGGTTCCCTGGGCGCCAACGCGATCCTCGCCGTTTCCCTGGCAGCCGCCAAGGCAGCCGCACAGGACCAGGACCTGCCGCTGTACGCTCACATCGCCAACCTGAACGGCACCCCGGGTGTTTACTCGATGCCGGTTCCGATGATGAACATCATCAACGGTGGCGAGCACGCCGATAACAACGTCGACATCCAGGAATTCATGGTTCAGCCAGTCGGCGCCAAGTCTTTCTCGGAAGGCCTGCGCATGGGCACCGAGATTTTCCATCACCTCAAAGCTGTTCTGAAGGCCCGTGGCCTGAGCACTGCTGTGGGCGACGAAGGTGGCTTCGCACCGAACCTGGCCTCCAACGAAGACGCTTTGAAAGTGATCTCCGAAGCCGTGGCCAACGCCGGTTACAAGCTGGGCACCGACGTGACCCTGGCGCTGGACTGCGCGGCCAGCGAATTCTACGAAGACGGTAAATACAACCTGTCCGGCGAAGGCCAGGTGTTCACCGCTGAAGGTTTCGCTGACTACCTGAAAGGCCTGACCGAGCGTTACCCGATCATCTCGATCGAAGACGGTCTGGACGAGTCCGACTGGGCTGGCTGGAAAATCCTCACCGACAAGATCGGCGAGAAAACTCAGTTGGTGGGCGACGACCTGTTCGTGACCAACACCAAGATCCTGAAAGAAG
It encodes:
- a CDS encoding CTP synthase; protein product: MTRYIFVTGGVVSSLGKGIASASLAAILEARGLKVTMLKLDPYINVDPGTMSPFQHGEVFVTHDGAETDLDLGHYERFIRTTMTQNNNFTTGRVYEHVLRKERRGDYLGATIQVIPHITDEIKRRIIKGAGDADVAMVEIGGTVGDIESQPFLEAIRQLRFEVGAKRAMLMHLTLVPYIATAGETKTKPTQHSVKELRSIGLQPDVLVCRSDHPIDISSRRKIAQFTNVEERAVIALEDADTIYKIPGILHAQGLDDFVVERFGLQCGGADLSEWEAVVDAKLNPEHEVTIAMVGKYMELLDAYKSLIEAMSHAGISNRTKVNLRYIDSEDIENQGTALLEGVDAILVPGGFGLRGVEGKITAVQYARENKVPYLGICLGMQVAVIEFARNVLGWKDANSTEFDRASGHPVVGLITEWEDATGAVETRTETSDLGGTMRLGAQDCLLEPGSLVHDCYAKDVIVERHRHRYEVNNNLLPQIMEAGLKITGRSGDGALVEVVEAPDHPWFVACQFHPEFTSTPRDGHPLFSGFVKAALVQHQKKA
- the kdsA gene encoding 3-deoxy-8-phosphooctulonate synthase, coding for MAQKIIRVGDIEIANDKPMVLFGGMNVLESRDMAMQVCEEYVKVTEKLGIPYVFKASFDKANRSSVTSYRGPGLEEGMRIFQDIKQAFGVPIITDVHEPDQAAVVAEVCDIIQLPAFLSRQTDLVVAMAKTGAVINIKKAQFLAPQEMKHILSKCVEAGNDQLILCERGSSFGYNNLVVDMLGFGIMKQFEYPVFFDVTHALQMPGGRSDSAGGRRAQVTDLAKAGMSQSLAGLFLEAHPDPDNAKCDGPCALRLDKLEPFLAQLKALDELVKSFPTVETA
- the eno gene encoding phosphopyruvate hydratase — translated: MAKIVDIKGREVLDSRGNPTVEADVLLDNGIIGSACAPSGASTGSREALELRDGDKSRYLGKGVLKAVANINGPIRDLLKGADPSDQKALDHAMIKLDGTENKGSLGANAILAVSLAAAKAAAQDQDLPLYAHIANLNGTPGVYSMPVPMMNIINGGEHADNNVDIQEFMVQPVGAKSFSEGLRMGTEIFHHLKAVLKARGLSTAVGDEGGFAPNLASNEDALKVISEAVANAGYKLGTDVTLALDCAASEFYEDGKYNLSGEGQVFTAEGFADYLKGLTERYPIISIEDGLDESDWAGWKILTDKIGEKTQLVGDDLFVTNTKILKEGIDKKIANSILIKFNQIGTLTETLEAIQMAKAAGYTAVISHRSGETEDSTIADLAVGTAAGQIKTGSLCRSDRVSKYNQLLRIEEQLNGKAKYNGRSEFRG